A genomic segment from Microbacterium sp. SORGH_AS_0428 encodes:
- a CDS encoding acyl-CoA desaturase, whose product MNEFRATTPRTARAARGASEFTALAQMVRERGLLRRRYGYYWTKLIGLPLSLAASLLLFVWIGDTWWQLFTAAFLAILFTQIAFLGHDSAHRQIFDSGKWNDWVSLVLGDLLVGMSYGWWQHKHTRHHANPNKLGADPDIELPVIVVAPEKRAPRGVVLTWLRAHQGMFFFPILLLEGVSLHASGVARVAQRGRLHRRWVEIGFLAVRLLGFPLLVFLVLSPGVAFVFLAVQLGLFGFYMGISFAPNHKGMPIVARDATIDFLRRQAMMSRNIRGNRVLDTAMGGLNYQIEHHLFPSMPRPHLRKAAPLIAEYCRAHGVPYVQTGLFASYAIVVRYINRVGLGERDVFSCPLIEQRSQIAPSA is encoded by the coding sequence ATGAACGAGTTCCGCGCGACGACGCCCCGAACCGCTCGCGCTGCTCGCGGCGCGAGCGAGTTCACCGCCCTCGCGCAGATGGTGCGTGAACGCGGACTGCTCAGGCGACGATACGGGTACTACTGGACGAAGCTGATCGGGCTGCCCTTGTCGCTGGCCGCCAGCCTTCTGCTGTTCGTGTGGATCGGTGACACCTGGTGGCAACTGTTCACGGCGGCGTTCCTGGCGATACTGTTCACGCAGATCGCCTTCCTCGGTCATGACTCGGCGCATCGACAGATCTTCGACTCGGGCAAATGGAACGACTGGGTGAGTCTCGTGCTCGGCGATCTTCTGGTCGGCATGAGCTACGGCTGGTGGCAGCACAAACACACCCGCCACCATGCGAACCCGAACAAGCTCGGGGCGGACCCCGACATCGAGCTGCCCGTGATCGTGGTCGCGCCGGAGAAGCGCGCTCCTCGAGGTGTCGTCCTGACCTGGCTCCGCGCGCACCAGGGCATGTTCTTCTTCCCGATCCTGCTCCTCGAAGGAGTGTCGCTGCATGCATCCGGCGTCGCGCGCGTTGCTCAGCGAGGGCGACTGCACCGGCGATGGGTGGAGATCGGCTTTCTCGCGGTACGCCTACTCGGGTTTCCCCTGCTCGTGTTTCTCGTGCTCTCGCCCGGTGTCGCGTTCGTCTTCCTCGCGGTGCAGCTCGGGCTCTTCGGGTTCTACATGGGCATCTCCTTCGCCCCGAACCACAAGGGGATGCCGATCGTCGCGCGTGACGCAACGATCGACTTCCTGCGCCGCCAAGCGATGATGAGTCGCAACATCCGCGGGAACCGCGTCCTCGATACAGCAATGGGTGGGCTGAACTATCAGATCGAGCACCATCTGTTCCCGTCGATGCCGCGTCCGCACCTGCGCAAAGCCGCGCCGCTGATCGCCGAGTACTGCCGTGCGCACGGCGTGCCGTACGTGCAGACGGGACTGTTCGCGTCCTACGCGATCGTCGTGCGCTACATCAACCGCGTCGGGCTGGGCGAACGCGACGTCTTCAGCTGCCCGCTCATCGAGCAGCGCAGCCAGATCGCTCCGTCGGCCTGA
- a CDS encoding GAP family protein, translated as MNTHDLPSLIPAAVGLMISPLPIVAIVAILLSARGRVASLAYTGAFLAVTLAFTTLGAATTAGASSSGGSAASKIVVLVLTILLTVGFTVLAVTSWLSRPRGGAAPRTPGWLAAIDSITPARAGGLGLLMAVTNSKNIPLELKAGATIGAAHLPVLAAVGLCIAFAVAGSLALLIPTLLATSGSATVAKGLERLKTEMIAHNAVIMTVLFAVLAANEAAHLVHQLFS; from the coding sequence ATGAACACGCACGACCTTCCCTCGCTGATCCCCGCCGCCGTGGGCCTGATGATCTCGCCGCTCCCGATCGTGGCGATCGTCGCGATCCTGCTGTCGGCCCGAGGGAGAGTCGCCTCTCTCGCCTACACCGGCGCGTTCCTGGCCGTCACCCTGGCGTTCACGACACTGGGTGCCGCGACGACCGCCGGCGCGTCGTCGTCGGGCGGGTCGGCGGCGTCGAAGATCGTCGTGCTCGTGCTGACGATCCTGTTGACCGTCGGATTCACTGTCCTGGCCGTCACGAGCTGGCTGTCGCGGCCGCGGGGCGGAGCCGCGCCGCGCACGCCGGGCTGGCTCGCGGCGATCGACTCGATCACCCCCGCGCGCGCCGGCGGTCTCGGTCTGCTGATGGCCGTGACCAACTCGAAGAACATCCCGCTCGAGCTGAAGGCCGGGGCCACCATCGGGGCCGCGCACCTGCCGGTCCTGGCGGCCGTCGGCCTGTGTATCGCCTTCGCCGTCGCCGGCTCGCTCGCCCTCCTCATCCCGACGCTGCTCGCCACGAGCGGATCCGCAACCGTCGCCAAGGGTCTCGAGCGGCTGAAGACCGAGATGATCGCGCACAACGCCGTGATCATGACGGTCTTGTTCGCGGTGCTCGCCGCGAACGAGGCCGCTCACCTCGTCCACCAGCTGTTCTCCTGA
- a CDS encoding carboxylesterase/lipase family protein, giving the protein MSHPIDTSSTGTRLAHAPAGSFRGLELGPVLSWRGIRFAEPPTGDARWRDPVAARPTADETDATRYGPVCPQSLNPAVPLGEDAVMDEDCLRLNVWTPAAESARERPVMVWVHGGAYTFGASSQPLFDAASLVTRGDVVVVTVNYRLGAFGFLDLASLLPEQGFDRNLALKDVLLALEWVQQNIRAFGGDPERVTIFGESAGGGLVTTLLATPSARGLFHRAIAESSPASSVYGAERARAVAARFTAALRIDETHPDAADVLRAATPQQIVDAGMAVYAQVPDADPGVLAFAPVVDGDLLPEAPAVALREGRGLAVPLLIGTNKDEASLFKFMKSPLIPITDERLRDMFGDMAADNPALELPTFDDVRTAYEHARQRTIGLGIARDIGFRMPSVWIAEGHSQVADVWLYRFDHTAPFLRLIGLGATHATELPYLWGNLTSGPKDPTFRLGGRRVAESISARMQQRWTAFAHGESPDADGSAPWEPYSIDQGRSTLVIDHQDRVVPDLDASLRAAWGDEVLTFH; this is encoded by the coding sequence ATGTCCCACCCGATCGACACCTCGTCCACCGGCACTCGGCTCGCCCACGCGCCCGCCGGCTCGTTCCGCGGACTCGAGCTCGGCCCTGTGCTCTCGTGGCGCGGCATCCGCTTCGCCGAGCCGCCCACCGGCGACGCCCGATGGCGCGATCCGGTTGCCGCGAGGCCCACAGCGGACGAGACGGATGCGACGCGTTACGGCCCTGTCTGCCCGCAGAGCCTGAACCCCGCCGTCCCGCTCGGCGAAGACGCCGTCATGGACGAGGACTGCCTCCGTCTGAACGTGTGGACACCGGCGGCCGAAAGCGCCCGCGAGCGTCCCGTCATGGTGTGGGTGCACGGCGGCGCGTACACCTTCGGGGCATCCAGCCAGCCCCTGTTCGACGCCGCCTCGCTCGTGACACGCGGCGACGTCGTGGTGGTCACGGTCAACTATCGCCTCGGCGCGTTCGGCTTCCTCGATCTCGCCTCCCTCCTGCCCGAACAGGGCTTCGATCGCAACCTCGCGCTGAAGGACGTGCTGCTCGCCCTCGAGTGGGTGCAGCAGAACATCCGCGCCTTCGGCGGAGACCCCGAGCGCGTCACGATCTTCGGCGAGTCCGCCGGCGGCGGACTCGTGACCACGCTGCTGGCCACACCGTCCGCTCGCGGCCTGTTCCACCGCGCCATCGCGGAGTCCTCCCCCGCATCCAGCGTCTACGGCGCCGAGCGCGCCCGCGCGGTCGCGGCGCGTTTCACCGCCGCACTGCGCATCGACGAGACGCACCCGGATGCGGCGGACGTCCTGCGCGCCGCTACGCCGCAACAGATCGTCGACGCGGGCATGGCGGTCTACGCACAGGTGCCCGACGCCGATCCCGGCGTGCTCGCCTTCGCGCCGGTGGTCGACGGCGACCTCCTGCCGGAGGCACCCGCGGTCGCGCTGCGCGAGGGTCGGGGCCTTGCGGTGCCGCTGCTCATCGGGACGAACAAGGACGAGGCGTCCCTGTTCAAGTTCATGAAGTCGCCGCTCATCCCGATCACCGACGAACGCCTGCGCGACATGTTCGGTGACATGGCCGCGGACAACCCCGCGCTCGAGCTGCCGACGTTCGATGACGTGCGCACTGCGTACGAGCACGCGCGGCAGCGCACCATCGGGCTCGGAATCGCCCGCGACATCGGGTTCCGCATGCCGAGCGTGTGGATCGCGGAGGGGCATTCGCAGGTGGCGGATGTCTGGTTGTACCGCTTCGACCACACGGCGCCGTTCCTGCGCCTGATCGGACTCGGTGCGACACACGCCACCGAGCTGCCCTACCTCTGGGGCAACCTGACGAGCGGGCCCAAGGACCCGACGTTCCGCCTCGGCGGCCGCCGGGTGGCGGAGAGCATCTCGGCCCGCATGCAGCAGCGGTGGACCGCCTTCGCGCACGGAGAGTCGCCGGATGCGGACGGCTCGGCCCCCTGGGAGCCCTACTCGATCGATCAGGGGCGCAGCACACTGGTGATCGACCATCAGGACCGGGTCGTGCCGGATCTGGACGCGTCACTGCGAGCGGCGTGGGGCGACGAAGTACTGACCTTCCACTGA
- a CDS encoding AraC family transcriptional regulator: MIDVLNRLVDEIERRLGDDIYIEALAASTGTTGYHVRRMFSTLAGMPISEYVRRRRMTMAAADVIEGDDLLTIAVRYGYGSVEAFGRAFRSVHGVSHGDVRRDGGPLRPQSILRFRLTVEGSSAMDARLIERPAFRLAGHATRVPLIHEGVNPHIQAHIASLPVEEHARLKSLTSAEPAGLLQVSADVDPDYTEGSELTYLHGVALAAGAPVPADLDVIEADAGTWVVFRTSGPHPDALQEAYAASATEWFPSNPWQLRPGPSIVAVLDRSEDFRTATCELWLPVERLTPVS, translated from the coding sequence ATGATCGACGTGCTCAACCGCCTGGTCGACGAGATCGAACGCCGACTCGGCGACGATATCTACATCGAGGCGCTCGCCGCATCCACGGGAACGACGGGCTACCACGTGCGTCGGATGTTCTCGACGCTCGCGGGAATGCCCATATCGGAGTACGTGCGACGTCGACGGATGACGATGGCAGCGGCCGATGTGATCGAGGGCGACGATCTGCTCACGATCGCGGTGCGCTACGGCTACGGATCCGTCGAGGCCTTCGGCAGAGCGTTCCGGTCGGTGCACGGCGTGAGTCACGGTGACGTCCGTCGCGACGGTGGACCCCTTCGTCCGCAATCCATCCTCAGGTTCCGCCTGACCGTCGAAGGGAGCTCCGCCATGGACGCCCGACTCATCGAACGCCCCGCCTTCCGCCTCGCCGGACACGCCACGCGTGTGCCGCTGATCCACGAAGGCGTCAACCCGCACATCCAGGCGCACATCGCGTCGCTGCCCGTCGAAGAGCACGCACGCCTGAAGTCGCTCACCAGCGCCGAGCCCGCCGGTCTCCTACAGGTCAGCGCGGACGTCGACCCCGACTACACCGAGGGGAGCGAGCTGACGTATCTGCACGGCGTCGCGCTCGCCGCCGGTGCGCCTGTTCCCGCCGATCTCGACGTCATCGAGGCGGATGCGGGAACCTGGGTCGTGTTCCGGACGTCCGGCCCGCATCCGGACGCCCTGCAAGAGGCGTACGCCGCATCGGCGACAGAGTGGTTCCCGTCGAACCCGTGGCAACTGCGACCGGGCCCGTCGATCGTCGCGGTGCTCGATCGCAGCGAAGACTTCCGCACCGCGACCTGCGAGCTGTGGCTTCCGGTGGAACGGCTGACACCGGTCTCCTAG
- a CDS encoding response regulator transcription factor — protein sequence MTGRWVRRVLVVEDQAAMRLLVCETLNQHGFETRGAESAAEATRLFAEFDPDVLLADIDLGSRPSGAELAAGLVALAPHLGVVFLSSYPRAAAGATAMGVSGAMFVSKLALASTAELVDAVEAVMSTQSPTDPATREREDALSRLTRHQLETLSMVARGWSNDQIAARSQTSVRAVERSISRIFERLGLTGDPALSPRVAAAALYVAAFGPVR from the coding sequence GTGACCGGCAGATGGGTGCGACGCGTGCTCGTCGTCGAGGACCAGGCAGCCATGCGGCTTCTCGTTTGCGAGACGCTGAACCAGCACGGGTTCGAGACCCGCGGAGCCGAGAGCGCGGCGGAGGCGACGCGCCTGTTCGCCGAGTTCGATCCCGACGTGCTCCTCGCCGACATCGATCTCGGTTCCCGTCCGTCCGGCGCCGAGCTGGCAGCAGGGCTCGTGGCGCTCGCGCCCCACCTCGGAGTCGTCTTCCTCAGCAGCTATCCGCGCGCCGCAGCGGGCGCGACGGCGATGGGCGTGTCGGGTGCGATGTTCGTCTCCAAGCTCGCCTTGGCCTCCACCGCCGAGCTCGTCGACGCTGTCGAGGCGGTCATGTCGACGCAGTCGCCCACGGATCCCGCGACCCGAGAGCGCGAGGACGCGCTGAGCCGGCTGACCCGGCATCAGCTCGAGACGCTCTCGATGGTGGCGCGCGGCTGGTCCAACGACCAGATCGCAGCGCGGTCTCAGACGTCTGTGCGCGCGGTCGAGCGATCGATCAGCCGCATCTTCGAGCGTCTCGGTCTGACCGGCGACCCGGCGCTGAGCCCCCGGGTTGCCGCCGCCGCACTGTACGTGGCCGCGTTCGGGCCCGTGCGGTGA
- the ychF gene encoding redox-regulated ATPase YchF, with protein sequence MALTIGIVGLPNVGKSTLFNALTKNQVLAANYPFATIEPNVGVVNLPDARLDKLAEIFGSERILPAAVSFVDIAGIVRGASEGEGLGNKFLANIREADAIAQVVRGFADSDVVHVDGNVDPKNDMETINAELQLADLDTLERAITRYEKEVRGKKLEPIVLETAQAAKDALERGQLLSASGIDLAPIKELGLLTAKPFIFVFNVDEDVLTDADRKAELAALVAPAQAVFLDAKIESELIDLDPEEAAELLASTGQDESGLDQLARIGFDTLGLQTYLTAGPKEARAWTIGKGWKAPQAAGVIHTDFEKGFIKAEVISFDDLVATGSVVEARAKGKARLEGKDYVMQDGDVVEFRFNN encoded by the coding sequence GTGGCTCTTACCATCGGAATCGTCGGGCTGCCGAATGTCGGCAAGTCCACCCTGTTCAACGCCCTGACCAAGAATCAGGTGCTCGCGGCGAACTACCCGTTCGCGACGATCGAGCCGAACGTGGGTGTCGTCAATCTGCCCGATGCGCGCCTCGACAAGCTCGCCGAGATCTTCGGCAGCGAGCGCATCCTGCCGGCCGCCGTGTCGTTCGTCGACATCGCCGGCATCGTGCGCGGAGCGAGCGAGGGGGAGGGGCTCGGCAACAAGTTCCTCGCCAACATCCGCGAGGCCGACGCGATCGCGCAGGTCGTGCGCGGGTTCGCTGACTCCGACGTCGTGCACGTCGACGGGAACGTCGACCCGAAGAACGACATGGAGACCATCAACGCGGAGCTGCAGCTCGCCGACCTCGACACGCTCGAGCGCGCGATCACGCGGTACGAGAAGGAAGTGCGCGGCAAGAAGCTCGAGCCGATCGTTCTCGAGACGGCGCAGGCTGCGAAGGATGCGCTCGAGCGCGGGCAGCTGCTGTCGGCATCCGGCATCGACCTGGCTCCCATCAAGGAGCTCGGTCTGCTGACCGCGAAGCCGTTCATCTTCGTCTTCAACGTGGACGAGGACGTGCTCACGGATGCGGACCGCAAGGCCGAGCTCGCCGCGCTGGTCGCGCCCGCGCAAGCGGTGTTCCTCGACGCGAAGATCGAGTCCGAGCTGATCGACCTCGACCCCGAGGAGGCTGCTGAGCTTCTCGCCTCGACCGGTCAGGATGAGTCGGGTCTGGACCAGCTCGCGCGTATCGGGTTCGACACGTTGGGCCTGCAGACCTACCTCACCGCGGGGCCGAAGGAGGCGCGCGCCTGGACGATCGGCAAGGGCTGGAAGGCCCCGCAAGCCGCCGGCGTCATCCACACGGACTTCGAGAAGGGCTTCATCAAGGCCGAGGTCATCTCGTTCGACGACCTCGTCGCGACGGGCTCGGTCGTCGAGGCCCGCGCGAAGGGCAAGGCGCGCCTCGAAGGCAAGGACTACGTCATGCAGGACGGCGACGTCGTGGAGTTCCGCTTCAACAACTGA